A single genomic interval of Bradyrhizobium sp. sBnM-33 harbors:
- a CDS encoding SgcJ/EcaC family oxidoreductase: protein MRILTKALGVALVLVATPTLASPAEEASAVVDQWSATYSANDRNALVKLYAPDALLLGTTDPVATRGTEAIREYFAALDKGGRRNTMQEKNVIVLGENAVVVAGFYDFARKEQDYEPRPSRFTFVVVKRDGKWVIAHHHSSPRAAQRQ from the coding sequence ATGAGGATACTGACGAAAGCTCTAGGCGTGGCGCTCGTGTTGGTGGCAACGCCGACTCTCGCTAGCCCTGCAGAAGAGGCCAGCGCTGTAGTCGATCAGTGGTCGGCAACATACAGCGCCAACGATCGTAATGCACTGGTAAAACTCTATGCTCCGGATGCCCTTCTTCTCGGAACGACCGACCCGGTCGCGACCCGAGGCACCGAGGCGATTCGGGAGTATTTCGCGGCGCTCGATAAGGGTGGCCGTAGGAACACGATGCAAGAGAAGAATGTAATCGTGCTCGGTGAAAACGCTGTCGTTGTCGCAGGATTTTATGACTTTGCCCGAAAGGAACAAGATTACGAACCCCGACCATCGCGTTTTACGTTTGTGGTTGTGAAGCGCGACGGTAAATGGGTGATCGCGCATCATCACTCGTCGCCACGCGCTGCTCAACGGCAGTGA
- a CDS encoding AMP-binding protein, with the protein MEPVCPRIEEPLHEHLRRHASEQPAKPAYVWYGREISYAELDSASDAFAARLAELGVKKGEPVVLFMNNCPQYASAHYGIQKLGAIVCPCSPLFKEHELQYQLADLKARVVVAAGPLLQVVNEVRARSALEHIFVVHYADLLPDQPDIEVPAELLAMRGRREVPAACEDFLAVARSGASAPKVSLSMDDVALMTYTSGTTGMPKGAMLSYRNALFKSAAAAHCNGLRGDDVLLAIAPLYHIAGKVMGIDVTIYAGATSVLLYRFDPVGALHAIERYRVTWWYSIAPMNVAMMQAPGAEGYDLSSLVMNPVTSFGITFTEPLAAQWRKYAVNCRSFEASYGLSETHSVDTYMPADAVRWGTHGKPIPGNEIRILHPETDEHMPVGEHGEIVLRSPGVFKGYWNAPDSTARTLRDGWVHTGDMGFLDAEGYLTFTGRFKEMIKVSGYAVFPEQVESILVKHLAVAQAAVIGVPDPAKGEVIRAFVVRKPGQEVDEAALIAWARDNMSSYKAPRQVRFVDQLPATGTGKVLRRLLKELP; encoded by the coding sequence ATGGAGCCAGTCTGCCCCCGGATCGAAGAGCCCCTGCACGAGCACCTGCGCCGGCACGCGAGCGAGCAGCCCGCCAAACCCGCATACGTCTGGTACGGCCGCGAGATCAGCTACGCTGAGCTGGACAGCGCCAGCGATGCGTTCGCTGCCCGGCTGGCTGAGCTGGGTGTGAAAAAGGGCGAGCCCGTTGTCCTGTTCATGAACAATTGCCCGCAATACGCCTCGGCGCACTACGGCATCCAGAAACTGGGCGCCATCGTGTGCCCCTGCAGTCCGTTGTTCAAGGAGCATGAGCTGCAATACCAGCTTGCCGACTTGAAAGCGCGCGTGGTCGTGGCCGCCGGGCCACTGCTGCAAGTAGTGAACGAGGTTCGCGCGAGATCGGCTCTGGAGCATATCTTCGTGGTGCATTATGCGGACTTGCTGCCCGATCAGCCCGACATCGAGGTACCCGCCGAGCTGCTAGCGATGCGCGGCCGGCGTGAGGTGCCCGCAGCCTGCGAGGACTTCCTGGCCGTTGCGCGGTCTGGCGCGTCGGCACCCAAGGTTTCCCTGTCCATGGATGACGTCGCGCTCATGACCTACACCTCCGGCACCACCGGCATGCCCAAGGGCGCGATGCTGAGCTACCGCAACGCGCTCTTCAAGAGCGCGGCGGCGGCCCATTGCAACGGACTGCGCGGCGACGACGTGTTGCTGGCCATTGCGCCGCTGTACCACATCGCTGGCAAGGTAATGGGCATCGACGTCACTATTTATGCGGGTGCCACCAGCGTGCTGTTGTACCGTTTCGACCCCGTGGGCGCGCTGCATGCGATTGAACGCTACCGCGTCACTTGGTGGTACAGCATTGCGCCAATGAACGTGGCGATGATGCAGGCGCCGGGCGCGGAAGGCTACGATCTGTCCAGCCTCGTGATGAATCCGGTCACCAGCTTCGGCATCACCTTTACAGAGCCGCTCGCCGCACAGTGGCGGAAATACGCGGTCAACTGCAGGTCATTCGAAGCGTCCTACGGTTTGAGCGAGACGCACTCCGTGGACACCTACATGCCGGCCGACGCGGTGCGCTGGGGCACGCATGGCAAGCCGATCCCCGGCAACGAGATCCGCATCTTGCATCCGGAAACAGATGAGCACATGCCCGTGGGTGAGCATGGCGAGATCGTGCTACGCAGTCCAGGTGTCTTCAAGGGCTACTGGAACGCGCCGGACAGTACGGCAAGGACACTGCGCGATGGTTGGGTGCATACCGGCGACATGGGCTTTCTGGACGCGGAGGGTTACCTCACATTCACAGGCCGCTTCAAGGAGATGATCAAAGTCTCAGGCTATGCAGTGTTCCCCGAGCAAGTGGAAAGCATCCTCGTTAAGCATCTGGCCGTTGCGCAGGCCGCGGTGATCGGTGTCCCGGACCCAGCCAAGGGTGAAGTGATCCGCGCGTTTGTCGTGCGCAAACCGGGCCAGGAAGTGGACGAGGCAGCGCTCATCGCCTGGGCACGTGATAACATGTCGAGCTACAAAGCGCCGCGCCAGGTGCGCTTCGTCGACCAGTTGCCCGCTACCGGAACCGGCAAGGTGCTACGGCGGCTGCTGAAAGAGCTGCCTTGA
- a CDS encoding ABC transporter permease: protein MTAHTVHEQVRTHFGYRFNLVGIASSAVILAWALVAILAPNIIPHPVGEIIDVEYFGPISDTMWLGSDYLGRDMLSRILMGARYTIGISLAAVSISCFTGVVLGMTAAVSGGWLDAALSRFLDALSSIPSKLFGLLVVAAVGSSVPVLIVTLAVIYIPGAYRFSRALAVNINTMDFMTVARIRGEGTLYLIGSEILPNIIRPILADLGLRFVFIVLLLSGLSFLGLGLQPPQADWGALVRENIGGLPFGAPAVIVPSLAIASLTISVNLLIDNLPKKIRDRSV from the coding sequence ATGACGGCACATACCGTACATGAGCAAGTCAGAACGCATTTCGGCTACAGGTTCAATCTCGTCGGCATCGCGTCGTCTGCCGTCATTCTGGCTTGGGCCCTGGTAGCGATCCTTGCGCCGAACATCATACCCCACCCGGTGGGAGAAATCATCGACGTCGAATATTTCGGTCCGATCAGCGACACCATGTGGCTTGGGTCCGACTACCTGGGGCGCGATATGCTTTCGCGCATTCTCATGGGCGCGCGCTATACCATCGGCATTTCCCTTGCAGCCGTATCCATCTCCTGCTTCACGGGCGTGGTTCTTGGAATGACCGCCGCCGTTTCCGGCGGCTGGTTGGACGCTGCCTTGAGTCGCTTTCTGGATGCCTTGAGTTCGATACCGAGCAAGCTATTCGGTCTGCTGGTTGTCGCCGCGGTCGGCTCGTCCGTGCCCGTCCTGATCGTCACGCTTGCCGTCATCTATATCCCGGGAGCGTACCGTTTCTCGCGCGCGCTCGCCGTCAACATCAATACGATGGATTTCATGACGGTCGCTCGCATTCGAGGTGAAGGCACCCTCTATCTGATCGGCTCGGAAATCCTGCCTAATATCATTCGGCCGATACTGGCCGATCTGGGCTTGCGGTTCGTGTTCATAGTGCTGCTTCTGTCGGGTCTCTCCTTCTTGGGACTGGGATTGCAGCCGCCCCAAGCCGACTGGGGGGCGCTGGTGCGTGAGAATATCGGTGGACTGCCGTTCGGTGCTCCTGCCGTGATCGTTCCCTCACTGGCCATCGCCAGCCTTACGATCAGCGTCAATCTACTGATCGACAACCTGCCGAAGAAGATCAGAGACAGGAGCGTATGA
- a CDS encoding TetR/AcrR family transcriptional regulator, translated as MQDFPRSAAKTRSPRRQRAPTPGNDVKRERILRVAERLFHERGYADTTMDQIVSELGVTKPFVYYYFRNKLEIFELLSWEPTVAVFTVLDDPDDVRPAHEKVASALEEIIRITVEYYPSAFFAFREPQVFRPEFAAATKKLANGFYDKLCAQMEQARAEGTLEFGNTKVTALAACSISGYMYTWYRPDGNLPPERIVRELAQLAWRVIGLKRKRIPSNKKRA; from the coding sequence ATGCAAGACTTCCCTCGTTCCGCTGCCAAAACACGCTCGCCGCGTCGCCAGCGCGCACCCACGCCGGGTAACGATGTCAAGCGCGAGCGCATCTTGCGCGTGGCCGAGCGCCTGTTCCACGAGCGCGGCTATGCTGACACAACGATGGACCAGATCGTCAGCGAGCTCGGGGTCACCAAGCCGTTCGTCTACTACTACTTCCGCAACAAACTGGAGATCTTCGAATTGCTCTCTTGGGAGCCGACTGTCGCCGTTTTCACTGTGCTGGACGATCCCGACGACGTGCGGCCCGCGCACGAGAAGGTGGCCAGCGCGCTCGAAGAAATCATCCGCATCACCGTCGAGTACTACCCCTCTGCCTTCTTCGCCTTCCGTGAGCCGCAGGTATTCCGCCCCGAATTCGCCGCCGCGACCAAGAAATTGGCCAACGGCTTCTACGACAAGCTGTGCGCGCAGATGGAGCAGGCGCGTGCCGAGGGAACGCTTGAGTTCGGCAACACCAAGGTCACGGCGCTCGCCGCCTGCAGTATTTCCGGGTACATGTACACTTGGTACAGGCCCGACGGAAACTTGCCGCCCGAGCGGATAGTGCGCGAACTTGCGCAGCTCGCATGGCGCGTGATCGGGCTAAAGCGAAAGCGAATCCCATCGAACAAGAAGCGCGCATGA
- a CDS encoding ABC transporter substrate-binding protein, with protein MTRNGIFQLVTAAAVAVDLSASSAYAQKKYDTGASDTEIKIGQTVPFSGAYSVYANIGKTQAAYMKMINDQGGINGRKINLIQYDDAYSPPKTVEQIRKLVEGDEVLLTFQIIGTAANAAVQKYLNGKKVPQLFAATGASKFTDPKNFPWTMGYNPNYFVEGKIYGQYILKEHPNAKIGILYQNDDLGKDYVNGLKAGLGDKASKMIVAEASYEVSDPTIDSQVLKIKDAGADLFYSASTPKQAAQAIRKIHELNWKPVHILDINASPVSATLQPAGLEASKGVISVNYGKDPADPTWRDDPGLKKYLDFMAKYFPEGDKMNTVNTYGYSTAQLLVQVLKQCGDNLTRENVMKQAANLKDVVLDLGLPGMKINTSPNDYRVNKQLQMMRFNGERWELFGPILEDAGPAG; from the coding sequence ATGACGAGGAATGGAATTTTTCAACTGGTCACGGCAGCGGCGGTCGCCGTCGACCTGTCGGCTTCGTCGGCCTACGCGCAGAAGAAATACGATACCGGCGCATCCGATACCGAGATCAAGATCGGCCAGACCGTGCCGTTCTCCGGCGCCTATTCCGTCTACGCCAATATCGGCAAGACCCAGGCCGCCTATATGAAGATGATCAACGATCAGGGCGGCATCAACGGCCGCAAGATCAACCTGATCCAGTATGACGACGCCTATTCACCGCCGAAGACGGTCGAGCAGATCCGCAAGCTGGTGGAAGGCGATGAGGTCCTCCTCACCTTCCAGATTATCGGCACCGCCGCCAATGCCGCCGTGCAGAAATATCTCAACGGCAAGAAGGTGCCGCAGTTGTTCGCCGCCACCGGCGCCTCGAAGTTCACCGATCCCAAGAACTTCCCCTGGACCATGGGTTACAACCCGAACTATTTCGTCGAGGGCAAAATCTACGGCCAGTACATTCTGAAGGAGCACCCGAACGCCAAGATCGGCATTCTCTATCAGAACGATGATCTGGGTAAGGACTATGTCAACGGGCTGAAGGCCGGCCTTGGCGACAAGGCTTCCAAGATGATCGTGGCGGAGGCTTCCTACGAAGTCTCCGACCCCACCATCGACTCGCAGGTGCTGAAGATCAAGGACGCCGGCGCGGATCTGTTCTACAGCGCCTCGACGCCGAAGCAGGCGGCGCAGGCGATCCGAAAAATCCACGAGCTGAACTGGAAGCCCGTGCACATTCTCGACATCAACGCGAGCCCGGTGAGCGCCACGCTGCAGCCGGCCGGTCTTGAAGCGTCGAAGGGCGTGATCAGCGTCAACTACGGCAAGGATCCGGCCGATCCGACCTGGAGGGACGATCCGGGCCTGAAGAAGTATCTTGACTTCATGGCAAAATACTTCCCGGAAGGCGACAAGATGAACACGGTCAATACCTACGGCTATTCGACCGCTCAGCTGCTGGTGCAGGTGCTCAAGCAGTGCGGCGACAACCTGACGCGTGAGAACGTGATGAAGCAGGCCGCCAACCTGAAGGACGTCGTGCTCGATCTCGGCCTGCCCGGCATGAAGATCAACACCAGCCCCAACGACTATCGCGTCAACAAGCAGTTGCAGATGATGCGGTTCAACGGCGAGCGCTGGGAATTGTTCGGCCCTATCCTCGAGGACGCAGGTCCGGCGGGCTAG
- a CDS encoding Crp/Fnr family transcriptional regulator, with amino-acid sequence MKLPTSVGNRLLAGLPSADLGLLAPHFEQISLKRDAVLVRSGDRNEKVYFPHSGTISFMLDMPNGQTVATSVIGPEGAVGMLSVLGPSHSPTTAVVRVAGIASQISALRFHAAFGQSSVIKQAVQTHTRAVLMQLQHVAACNALHPVEARMARWLLHMHDRIDADAILLTQEALSELLGVRRTTVTLVMRKLRGSGAVRSGRRGLVEIDRQRLEEAACECYKVMSCRYHQIFPGGHNEASQSGRTGSQNSVLAE; translated from the coding sequence ATGAAGCTTCCTACGAGCGTTGGTAATCGACTGTTAGCTGGGCTGCCGTCCGCGGACCTTGGTTTACTCGCCCCTCACTTCGAGCAAATATCGCTCAAACGAGACGCGGTGCTCGTGCGATCGGGAGATCGGAACGAAAAGGTTTATTTTCCGCACAGCGGGACGATTTCGTTCATGCTCGACATGCCGAACGGACAAACAGTAGCAACCTCGGTAATCGGGCCTGAGGGAGCGGTGGGCATGCTGTCAGTGCTCGGGCCCTCGCATTCTCCTACCACGGCTGTCGTGCGCGTGGCGGGGATCGCATCGCAGATCTCCGCATTAAGGTTTCATGCAGCCTTCGGTCAGAGTAGCGTCATCAAACAGGCGGTCCAGACCCACACAAGGGCAGTGTTGATGCAGCTTCAACATGTAGCCGCCTGCAACGCGCTGCATCCTGTCGAAGCCCGCATGGCCCGGTGGTTGCTCCACATGCACGATAGAATCGACGCTGACGCTATATTGCTAACGCAGGAGGCGCTTTCAGAATTGCTTGGAGTCCGACGAACGACAGTGACGCTGGTTATGCGCAAACTACGGGGATCGGGTGCTGTACGATCTGGCCGGCGCGGCTTGGTCGAGATTGACAGACAGAGGCTCGAAGAAGCGGCATGCGAGTGCTACAAGGTCATGAGCTGCCGATATCACCAGATTTTTCCCGGTGGACACAACGAAGCCTCGCAGTCAGGCCGCACCGGCAGCCAAAACTCCGTTTTGGCCGAATAG
- a CDS encoding NAD(P)/FAD-dependent oxidoreductase, translating to MPAPLHHIESSPELPASADAVVIGGGIVGVFAAYYLAKRGLRIALVEKGRVGAEQSSRNWGWCRQQNRDARELPMAMKSLDLWEQFAAESGEDTGFRRCGLLYLSNDEAELVRWARWCDFARTVGVTTHVLDSAGATGRGRATGRAWKGGVFSPTDGTADPGKAAPAVASAILKLGGTVHQNCAARGIELEAGRLSAVVTERGTIKTKVAVLAGGAWASSFCRQVGIRFPQASIRSSILAVSPGAKDLPDALHTASISLTRRSDGGYTLAISGRGRVDVTPQQLRFAPQFLPMFLKRWHSLLPGGLEGIRSGHETLKRWRIDGPTPMEHMRILDPTPDPAAVKLTHRRAIELIPELRKTKIAAAWAGYIDSTPDGVPGIGELEKVPGLILAAGFSGHGFGIGPGAGHLVADLVTGAKPMFDPEPYRPGRFSASAWGKVADF from the coding sequence ATGCCCGCGCCGCTGCATCACATCGAAAGCTCCCCCGAATTGCCCGCGTCCGCCGACGCGGTGGTGATTGGCGGCGGCATCGTCGGCGTGTTTGCCGCCTATTACCTTGCGAAGCGGGGCCTCCGGATCGCCCTGGTAGAGAAGGGAAGGGTCGGCGCGGAGCAGTCGAGCCGCAACTGGGGCTGGTGCCGGCAGCAGAACCGGGATGCCCGCGAACTGCCGATGGCGATGAAGAGCCTCGACCTCTGGGAGCAGTTTGCCGCCGAGAGCGGTGAAGATACTGGCTTTCGCCGCTGCGGTCTCTTGTACCTGAGCAATGACGAGGCCGAGCTTGTCCGCTGGGCGCGCTGGTGCGATTTTGCCAGAACGGTCGGCGTGACGACCCATGTGCTGGACAGTGCCGGAGCGACGGGGCGCGGTCGTGCAACCGGACGCGCCTGGAAGGGTGGCGTCTTTTCGCCCACCGATGGGACAGCCGATCCGGGCAAAGCCGCGCCGGCCGTGGCTTCCGCGATCCTGAAGCTGGGCGGAACGGTTCATCAGAATTGTGCCGCGCGGGGCATCGAATTGGAAGCCGGGCGATTGAGCGCCGTTGTCACGGAGCGCGGAACGATCAAGACGAAGGTCGCTGTGCTTGCCGGGGGCGCATGGGCGTCGTCCTTCTGCCGTCAGGTCGGCATCCGTTTCCCCCAAGCCTCGATCCGTTCTTCGATCCTGGCCGTCTCTCCCGGTGCCAAAGATCTGCCGGATGCCCTGCATACCGCCAGCATCTCCCTCACCCGCCGGAGCGATGGCGGCTACACTCTGGCGATCAGCGGACGTGGGCGCGTGGACGTCACCCCGCAGCAGTTGCGTTTCGCTCCGCAATTTCTGCCGATGTTCTTGAAACGTTGGCACAGCCTCCTCCCGGGCGGCCTCGAAGGAATTCGTTCCGGCCACGAGACGTTGAAGCGCTGGAGGATCGATGGGCCGACCCCGATGGAACACATGCGCATTCTCGATCCAACGCCCGATCCGGCTGCGGTGAAACTGACCCACCGCCGGGCAATCGAACTCATACCCGAACTGCGCAAGACAAAGATCGCAGCAGCCTGGGCTGGCTATATCGACAGCACCCCGGACGGTGTGCCCGGCATAGGAGAGTTGGAGAAGGTGCCCGGCCTCATTCTGGCCGCCGGCTTTTCCGGGCACGGCTTCGGCATCGGTCCGGGAGCCGGTCACCTGGTCGCCGACCTCGTCACCGGGGCGAAGCCTATGTTTGATCCAGAGCCGTATCGCCCGGGGCGGTTCTCGGCATCGGCATGGGGCAAAGTCGCGGATTTCTAA
- a CDS encoding ABC transporter ATP-binding protein, whose amino-acid sequence MSNLVEIRDLEVEATTDSGRKVEIIKRVTLEVGEGEIVALIGESGSGKTTIALTLMGYCRPGCRISRGQVLVNGKDMASLSEKERAGMRGADIAYIPQSAAAAFNPSAKIIDQVIEVTRIHSLMPAEKARRRAIELFKALSLPNPETIGQHYPHQVSGGQLQRLAAAMALISDPKLVIFDEPTTALDVTTQIEVLRAFKSVMRATGIAGVYVSHDLAVVSQIADRIVVLKGGEVQETGSTAEILSAAKHPYTRELLAAFEPRPREVLEEQPDEMKPLLEFKDISAGYGPIQSDGLPLVRAVEGISLILEKGRNLGIIGESGSGKSTLARTIAGVLPAAAGHMTFDGRELGRSVRDRSHDQLREIQIVFQHADTALNPAKLVEDILGRPMAFYHRMDGRARSTRIDELLDMVKLPRTVRSRRPSELSGGQKQRVNFARALAADPKLILCDEITSALDTVVAAAVIDLLKELQRELGISYIFISHDLSVVKAICDEIIVMYGGMKVEQLLPSEIKAAKHPYSQLLFSSVPKLDPDWLDSLEQDPSSARIASFERRQAFAN is encoded by the coding sequence TTGTCCAACCTGGTCGAAATTCGTGACCTTGAGGTTGAGGCGACGACCGATTCAGGCCGCAAGGTGGAAATCATCAAGCGCGTTACCCTGGAGGTGGGCGAAGGCGAAATCGTCGCCCTGATCGGCGAGAGCGGCTCGGGAAAAACGACGATTGCCCTCACGCTGATGGGCTATTGCCGCCCGGGATGCCGCATCTCCCGTGGGCAGGTTCTCGTGAACGGCAAAGACATGGCGTCACTTTCCGAGAAGGAACGGGCCGGAATGCGCGGCGCCGATATCGCCTATATTCCGCAAAGTGCGGCCGCCGCCTTCAATCCATCGGCAAAAATCATCGATCAAGTCATCGAGGTTACCCGCATCCATAGTCTCATGCCGGCCGAAAAAGCGCGCCGACGCGCCATCGAACTGTTCAAAGCGCTGTCTTTGCCGAACCCCGAGACCATTGGCCAACACTACCCGCATCAGGTCTCCGGCGGTCAGTTGCAGCGGCTTGCAGCCGCGATGGCGCTGATAAGCGATCCCAAGCTCGTCATCTTCGATGAGCCGACCACGGCCCTGGACGTAACCACCCAGATTGAAGTCCTGCGCGCTTTCAAATCGGTCATGCGCGCGACCGGCATTGCGGGCGTCTACGTCTCGCACGATCTTGCCGTCGTCTCGCAGATCGCCGACCGAATTGTAGTCCTGAAGGGCGGCGAGGTGCAGGAGACCGGCTCGACCGCTGAAATTCTCTCCGCAGCCAAACATCCCTATACCCGCGAGCTTCTCGCCGCGTTCGAGCCGCGCCCGCGGGAAGTGCTGGAAGAGCAGCCTGACGAGATGAAGCCGCTCCTCGAGTTCAAGGACATCAGTGCCGGGTACGGTCCGATTCAGTCAGATGGGCTGCCACTTGTGCGAGCTGTCGAGGGTATCAGCCTCATATTGGAGAAGGGCCGCAATCTCGGCATCATCGGCGAATCCGGCTCTGGCAAATCCACTCTGGCGCGCACGATTGCCGGCGTCCTGCCCGCAGCCGCAGGCCACATGACCTTCGATGGCCGGGAACTCGGTCGCTCAGTGCGAGATCGCAGCCACGATCAGTTGCGGGAAATTCAGATCGTCTTCCAGCACGCCGATACGGCGCTCAATCCGGCAAAGCTGGTCGAAGACATACTGGGCCGCCCGATGGCGTTCTACCATCGCATGGACGGCCGGGCGCGCAGTACTCGCATCGATGAGTTGCTCGACATGGTGAAGCTGCCTCGCACCGTTCGCAGCCGTCGACCGTCGGAGTTGTCCGGCGGACAGAAACAGCGCGTGAATTTCGCTCGAGCGCTCGCCGCCGATCCAAAGCTGATCCTGTGCGACGAGATCACCTCGGCACTCGACACCGTGGTCGCGGCAGCGGTCATCGATTTGTTGAAAGAGCTGCAGCGCGAACTCGGGATCTCCTACATTTTCATCAGCCATGACCTGTCCGTGGTGAAGGCCATCTGCGACGAGATCATCGTGATGTACGGCGGAATGAAGGTCGAGCAGCTATTGCCGTCGGAAATCAAGGCGGCAAAGCATCCGTACTCGCAACTGCTGTTCTCGTCGGTACCGAAGCTGGATCCGGACTGGCTCGACAGCCTCGAGCAGGATCCCTCGTCCGCTCGTATTGCTTCCTTTGAACGGCGGCAAGCGTTCGCCAACTAA
- a CDS encoding Lrp/AsnC family transcriptional regulator codes for MTKLDRIDIKILNELQKNGRISNVELAELVNLSPSPCLMRVKKLQAEGYIQGYSAQIDVGKLGQTLTVFTEITLRNHRQTDFARFLSVVEKTDQIIECHLVSGGYDYLLKFVTAGIEEYQTIMERLTDMDIGIDKYFSFVVLKSPIVKAHMPLTSLFRV; via the coding sequence GTGACGAAACTGGATCGGATCGACATCAAGATCCTGAACGAACTCCAGAAGAATGGACGCATCTCCAATGTGGAGCTTGCGGAATTGGTCAATCTGTCTCCGAGTCCATGTCTCATGCGTGTGAAGAAGTTGCAGGCAGAAGGCTATATTCAAGGCTACTCGGCTCAGATCGACGTCGGCAAGCTTGGGCAAACCTTAACCGTCTTCACCGAGATCACCTTGAGAAATCATCGCCAGACGGATTTTGCACGCTTCCTCTCGGTGGTCGAGAAGACCGACCAGATCATAGAATGTCATCTCGTCTCCGGTGGGTACGACTATCTCCTGAAGTTCGTGACTGCCGGTATCGAGGAATATCAGACCATCATGGAGCGGTTGACTGACATGGATATCGGTATCGACAAGTATTTCAGCTTTGTCGTGCTGAAGTCGCCAATCGTAAAGGCTCACATGCCGCTGACCAGCCTGTTTCGCGTTTAG
- a CDS encoding ABC transporter permease: MNIRVLDLILSRLFVAMITLLIVSFAVFFATNLLPGDTASILLGQAATPEAAEGLRRAMHLDEPAVLRFIHWLLDFLRGEFGTSYANSMPVVALIGDRFVNTMKLAGITALLAVPISLTLGITSAVLRGSLYDRVVTVLLIGIISVPEFMVATCAVLFFAVYLKWLPALSFANDAHSFADTLKIYSMPVITLTFGVSAQMIRMTRAAVIETLDTPYVEMALLKGASRGRMVLKHALPNALGPIANAVALSLSYLIGGVIIVETIFNYPGIAKLMVDAVATRDLPLIQTCAMIFCLGYLLLTTAADIVAILSNPRIR; this comes from the coding sequence ATGAATATCAGGGTTCTCGATCTCATCCTGAGCAGGCTCTTCGTGGCGATGATCACATTGCTGATTGTCTCCTTTGCGGTGTTCTTTGCAACCAACCTGCTGCCCGGCGACACCGCGTCAATCCTGCTCGGACAAGCCGCCACACCGGAAGCGGCCGAGGGGCTGCGGCGGGCCATGCATCTGGATGAGCCGGCGGTCCTTCGTTTTATCCATTGGTTGCTTGACTTTCTCCGCGGTGAATTCGGCACGTCCTATGCCAACAGCATGCCGGTTGTGGCGCTGATCGGTGATCGTTTCGTCAACACGATGAAACTTGCCGGCATCACGGCGCTGCTCGCTGTGCCCATTTCTTTGACACTTGGCATCACCAGCGCCGTGTTGCGCGGTTCGCTATACGACCGCGTTGTAACGGTGCTCCTGATCGGGATCATTTCCGTCCCGGAGTTCATGGTGGCGACTTGCGCCGTGCTCTTCTTCGCCGTGTACCTGAAATGGCTTCCCGCCCTCTCCTTCGCAAACGACGCGCATTCGTTCGCCGATACTCTGAAAATCTATTCCATGCCGGTCATCACACTTACTTTCGGGGTGTCGGCGCAAATGATCCGGATGACGCGCGCTGCCGTTATTGAGACTCTCGACACGCCCTATGTCGAGATGGCGCTTCTCAAGGGCGCGTCGCGTGGGCGCATGGTGCTCAAGCATGCCCTTCCGAACGCGCTTGGCCCAATCGCCAATGCGGTGGCGCTGTCGCTGTCATACCTCATCGGCGGCGTGATAATCGTTGAGACGATCTTCAACTATCCGGGCATCGCAAAACTGATGGTTGACGCGGTCGCGACCCGCGACCTTCCGCTGATCCAGACCTGCGCAATGATCTTCTGCCTTGGCTATCTGCTGTTGACCACGGCGGCGGACATTGTCGCGATCCTGTCAAATCCGAGGATCCGATGA